The Aquidulcibacter paucihalophilus genome has a window encoding:
- a CDS encoding PQQ-dependent sugar dehydrogenase gives MLKTPMIRARLALAALFLIGLAGPAASQGASRAYAVDGDCGGRPRTLVPMVAGSCLGRVWQRADGEGPRMPRGLLELPDGDWLVTDLGSWDAGRGALWRMSPDANGAVSWTRLMRGLSMPHTLARGPDGRIYLAEMSRILAFDPARPEAAVTVIDGLPDNRLHENRHPLSSFIFDGDGALLVNVGAPSDRCLTPAGAPQRDAGGQCAESAEQGMVRRYAPEGRGRWSRTWTVHASGLRNSVALVRHSSGAVYQAENSVDLTTPDRPFDEINRLTPGAHYGWPYCTDMATVLPGWTAAQARCGARAAPVSLLPPHAAPLAILYYDGAMLPELRGRMLMSWHGYRRAAGRVVAVETDAAGGPLTDRRARYAIYPRGSMPYPVEAPAPRARVLTPGWSARPGRHPQGSPAGLAVARDGSIWIADDRAAAILRIARD, from the coding sequence ATGCTGAAGACGCCGATGATCCGGGCCCGCCTCGCGCTCGCCGCCCTGTTCCTGATCGGGCTCGCCGGCCCGGCTGCCAGCCAGGGCGCGAGCCGGGCCTACGCCGTCGACGGCGACTGCGGCGGACGGCCCCGTACCCTTGTTCCGATGGTCGCCGGTTCCTGTCTCGGTCGGGTCTGGCAGCGCGCCGACGGCGAGGGCCCGCGCATGCCGCGCGGCCTGCTGGAGTTGCCCGACGGCGACTGGCTGGTCACCGACCTCGGCTCATGGGACGCGGGCCGGGGCGCGCTCTGGCGGATGTCGCCGGATGCGAACGGTGCGGTGTCGTGGACCCGGCTGATGCGCGGCCTGTCGATGCCGCACACGCTCGCGCGCGGCCCGGACGGCCGCATCTACCTGGCCGAGATGAGCCGGATCCTCGCCTTCGATCCGGCGCGGCCCGAGGCGGCGGTGACGGTGATCGACGGCCTGCCCGACAACCGCCTGCACGAAAACCGCCACCCGTTGTCCAGTTTCATCTTCGACGGCGACGGTGCCTTGCTGGTCAATGTCGGTGCCCCCTCGGACCGCTGCCTGACGCCGGCCGGCGCGCCGCAGCGGGACGCGGGCGGACAGTGCGCCGAGAGCGCCGAACAGGGGATGGTGCGCCGTTATGCGCCGGAAGGCCGTGGCCGCTGGAGCCGGACCTGGACGGTCCATGCCTCCGGCCTGAGGAACTCCGTCGCCCTGGTCCGGCACAGTTCCGGCGCCGTCTACCAGGCCGAAAACTCGGTCGATCTGACCACGCCCGACCGGCCGTTCGACGAAATCAACCGGTTGACTCCGGGCGCCCACTACGGCTGGCCCTACTGCACCGACATGGCGACGGTGCTGCCGGGCTGGACGGCGGCCCAGGCGCGCTGCGGCGCACGAGCCGCGCCCGTTTCCCTGCTGCCGCCGCATGCCGCGCCGCTGGCGATTCTCTACTACGACGGGGCGATGTTGCCGGAACTGCGCGGCCGGATGCTGATGAGCTGGCACGGCTATCGCCGCGCCGCCGGTCGGGTCGTGGCGGTGGAGACGGACGCTGCCGGCGGGCCCCTGACCGACCGCCGCGCCCGTTACGCCATCTATCCGCGCGGCTCGATGCCCTATCCGGTGGAGGCCCCGGCCCCGCGCGCGCGGGTGCTGACGCCGGGCTGGAGTGCGCGGCCCGGCCGCCACCCGCAGGGCTCGCCCGCGGGCCTGGCGGTCGCGCGAGATGGTTCGATCTGGATCGCCGACGACCGCGCCGCGGC